From one Trichlorobacter lovleyi SZ genomic stretch:
- a CDS encoding type II toxin-antitoxin system HipA family toxin, whose product MAKLSSQDHLQVYLDDPAFGPLNNIGTLTRGDRGSIRFSYNRLWLDQAHAFPLDPELDLSAGEFYPQGSNFGVFMDSCPDRWGSVLMQRREDVEAKLGGRSRRALGTWDYLIGVQDCTRMGALRFKRPQDEAFLASEDLSAPPVTRLAELQQIAFEITNKKLPDLGRLREWLRVLVAPGASLGGARPKANIIENDGSLWIAKFPARDDSEDIGAYEKLIHDLARESGIDVPESRLVRVGDGYHTFMVKRFDRELDSRRFFSSAMPLLRRTDSEDASYLELAEFIANYGHIDHIEDDLEELFRRVVFNVVVGNRDDHLRNHGFIRIPAGWRLAPAFDINPSTSKDEHVLALDAYSRQPDLDVVISTADLYRLSPQKAKQIIQQVCDVVSGWRTKAKRMGLSAQDCLVLEQCLLVS is encoded by the coding sequence ATGGCTAAGCTATCGTCTCAGGATCACCTGCAGGTCTATCTTGATGATCCTGCCTTTGGCCCTCTCAACAACATCGGTACACTTACCCGCGGTGATCGTGGCAGTATCCGGTTTAGTTACAACCGGTTGTGGCTTGATCAGGCTCACGCCTTCCCCCTTGATCCTGAACTGGATCTCTCCGCTGGAGAATTTTACCCACAAGGCTCAAACTTCGGTGTTTTCATGGACTCTTGCCCGGATCGGTGGGGCAGTGTCCTTATGCAGCGCCGTGAGGATGTTGAAGCAAAACTTGGTGGGCGTTCCCGTCGGGCTTTGGGTACGTGGGATTATCTTATTGGTGTGCAGGATTGTACCAGGATGGGTGCTCTACGCTTTAAACGGCCTCAGGATGAAGCATTTCTGGCTTCTGAGGATTTATCTGCTCCGCCTGTCACCCGTTTGGCTGAGTTACAGCAGATAGCCTTTGAGATAACCAACAAGAAGCTACCAGACCTTGGCCGCTTGCGTGAATGGCTAAGAGTGCTTGTTGCGCCTGGGGCTTCTCTTGGTGGCGCCAGGCCAAAGGCTAATATTATAGAAAACGATGGCAGCCTCTGGATAGCCAAATTCCCGGCACGTGATGATTCTGAGGACATCGGCGCTTATGAGAAGCTGATCCATGACCTTGCGCGCGAGAGCGGCATTGATGTTCCTGAATCGCGTCTTGTGAGGGTAGGGGATGGCTACCATACATTCATGGTGAAGCGATTCGACCGAGAGCTGGACAGCCGACGTTTTTTCTCATCAGCAATGCCGCTGTTGCGCAGAACTGACTCTGAAGACGCCAGCTACCTTGAACTGGCTGAGTTTATCGCTAACTACGGTCATATTGATCATATTGAAGACGATCTGGAAGAACTGTTCCGCCGTGTCGTATTCAACGTTGTTGTGGGCAACAGGGATGACCATCTTCGTAATCACGGATTTATCCGCATTCCGGCCGGGTGGCGGCTGGCGCCGGCATTTGATATCAACCCTTCTACCAGTAAGGATGAGCATGTCCTGGCACTGGATGCCTATTCCAGACAACCAGACCTGGATGTAGTGATCTCAACTGCTGATCTCTATCGTCTCAGTCCTCAAAAAGCGAAGCAGATCATCCAGCAGGTCTGTGATGTTGTGAGTGGCTGGCGGACAAAAGCCAAGCGTATGGGATTATCTGCTCAGGATTGCCTAGTGCTGGAACAGTGTCTGCTGGTTTCTTGA
- a CDS encoding WGR domain-containing protein — translation MVTDKRFSDYGVCELAKIEPSLNQKRYYGISIQPGLFEIILHRQWGRLGCRPRSMDEYFNSIELAVAKANSLYGAKTRKGYREV, via the coding sequence ATGGTTACAGACAAGCGATTCAGCGACTATGGTGTTTGCGAACTGGCAAAGATAGAACCATCCCTGAATCAGAAACGTTACTACGGCATCTCAATCCAGCCAGGCCTGTTTGAAATCATCCTGCACCGGCAATGGGGTAGGTTAGGGTGCCGGCCACGTTCCATGGATGAATATTTTAACAGCATAGAGCTGGCAGTGGCAAAAGCAAACAGCCTGTATGGGGCAAAGACCCGCAAAGGGTACAGAGAGGTTTAA